A genomic segment from Truepera sp. encodes:
- a CDS encoding aldehyde dehydrogenase family protein — translation MSSKKTYPHLYGGREVTGTRTFESRNSSNTSDLLGSFYEATKEQVQEAARAAKAAAKSWAKTPAPIRGQIIGLIGQAIEREKESLSHLITREMGKTLKEARGDVQEAIDTCSFFQSEGRRLYGQTVPSEMPNKDLTTYRRPLGVVGIVTAGNFPIAVPSWKIIPALVTGNTIVWKPSEDVPACAYALAKIVQGAGLPAGVFNVVFGGGKDAAGQYMIELMDDGLVDKLAFTGSSAVGRYVGEVAGRNLQRPTLELGGKNPLVIMRDADLDNAVQGAIFSAYATGGQRCTSAGNLIVDAPIYDEFKKRFLAAVEGIRIGDPLKTEDVLYGPFINERFFQRWQQQYEWGKADGATLLYGKGRITDDSKPAGFVGDPNTGIFGWPTVWEGVKPGMKLFQEEIFGPTINLVKVDGIDEAIEVANAVDYGLSSAIYTNDREFAFAFKDNIEAGMTSINNTTNGAEAHMPFGGVKASGNGTRESGMWVIESYTYWHGVNDDVSGKLQLAQMDTAYVEPQAPVTVGDLF, via the coding sequence ATGAGCAGCAAGAAGACCTACCCACACTTGTACGGAGGGCGCGAGGTAACGGGCACGCGCACCTTCGAGAGCCGCAACTCCAGCAACACGAGTGACCTCCTCGGCAGCTTCTACGAGGCCACCAAGGAGCAGGTGCAGGAGGCGGCCCGGGCCGCCAAGGCCGCCGCGAAGTCGTGGGCCAAGACGCCCGCCCCCATCCGCGGCCAGATCATCGGCCTCATCGGCCAGGCTATAGAGCGCGAGAAGGAGTCGCTTTCTCACCTCATCACGCGCGAGATGGGCAAGACGCTCAAGGAGGCCCGCGGCGACGTCCAGGAGGCCATAGACACGTGCTCCTTCTTCCAGAGCGAGGGCCGGCGCCTGTACGGTCAGACCGTTCCGAGCGAGATGCCCAACAAGGACCTCACCACCTACCGGCGCCCGCTGGGCGTCGTGGGCATCGTCACCGCCGGCAACTTCCCGATCGCGGTGCCGAGCTGGAAGATCATCCCGGCCCTGGTCACGGGCAACACCATCGTCTGGAAGCCGTCCGAGGACGTGCCGGCCTGCGCTTACGCCCTGGCCAAGATCGTGCAGGGCGCGGGCCTTCCCGCGGGCGTGTTCAACGTGGTTTTCGGCGGCGGCAAGGACGCGGCCGGGCAGTACATGATCGAGCTGATGGACGACGGCTTGGTCGACAAGCTGGCCTTCACCGGTTCCAGCGCCGTCGGGCGCTACGTGGGCGAGGTCGCCGGCCGTAACCTCCAACGCCCCACCCTCGAGCTGGGTGGCAAGAACCCACTGGTGATCATGCGCGACGCCGACCTGGACAACGCCGTTCAGGGCGCCATCTTCTCGGCCTACGCCACGGGCGGGCAACGCTGCACGAGCGCCGGGAACCTGATCGTCGACGCTCCCATCTACGACGAGTTCAAGAAGCGGTTCCTCGCCGCCGTCGAGGGCATCCGCATCGGAGATCCCCTCAAGACCGAGGACGTGCTTTACGGGCCCTTCATCAACGAGCGCTTCTTCCAGCGCTGGCAGCAGCAGTACGAGTGGGGCAAGGCCGACGGGGCCACGCTCCTGTACGGCAAGGGGCGCATCACCGACGACTCCAAGCCGGCCGGCTTCGTGGGCGACCCCAACACCGGCATCTTCGGCTGGCCCACCGTGTGGGAGGGCGTGAAGCCGGGCATGAAGCTGTTCCAGGAAGAGATCTTCGGGCCCACCATCAACCTCGTGAAGGTCGACGGCATCGACGAGGCCATCGAGGTCGCCAACGCCGTGGACTACGGCCTCTCGAGCGCCATCTACACGAACGACCGCGAGTTCGCCTTCGCCTTCAAGGACAACATCGAAGCGGGCATGACCAGCATCAACAACACCACCAACGGCGCCGAGGCGCACATGCCGTTCGGCGGCGTGAAGGCGAGCGGCAACGGCACGCGCGAGAGCGGCATGTGGGTGATAGAGAGCTACACCTACTGGCACGGCGTGAACGACGACGTGTCTGGCAAGCTGCAGTTGGCGCAGATGGACACGGCGTACGTCGAGCCGCAGGCGCCCGTTACGGTGGGCGACCTGTTCTAG
- a CDS encoding Crp/Fnr family transcriptional regulator → MTAAADAHHRAPNHPLGPGGIADSRTALHDGALPPTPPEAPTGLTAAPVILDFVTPPEEHRQGEGSFAGVWRLPVRAYSRGDRLYEAEATAEATYIVEAGLVALELNAPRPRIVALAGPGDVVGALAPGHGVYLDNATALSGEVAVRVLDERAQAELSASELSALLLGAAAARVATLTHALEDGEEPVPARVARALLRLGTRFGQTMADGTVRLTLPLTHDTLAAMVGAARETTTAVVSQLREAHLVDGTRGSYRIRPAQLAEFALEAALAAGR, encoded by the coding sequence ATGACGGCAGCCGCGGACGCCCACCACCGCGCCCCAAACCACCCCCTGGGGCCCGGCGGCATTGCAGACTCGCGTACCGCGCTGCATGACGGCGCCCTTCCCCCCACCCCACCGGAGGCGCCCACCGGTCTTACCGCGGCTCCCGTCATTCTCGATTTCGTTACGCCGCCGGAGGAACACCGGCAGGGAGAAGGGTCGTTCGCGGGTGTCTGGCGGCTTCCGGTAAGGGCCTACTCGCGCGGCGACAGGCTGTACGAAGCCGAGGCCACGGCGGAGGCCACCTACATCGTCGAGGCCGGGCTCGTCGCGCTGGAACTGAACGCACCCAGGCCCCGCATCGTCGCGCTGGCCGGCCCCGGAGACGTGGTCGGGGCCCTCGCGCCGGGCCATGGCGTCTACCTCGACAACGCCACGGCGCTCAGCGGCGAGGTTGCCGTCCGAGTGCTGGACGAGCGGGCTCAGGCTGAACTCTCGGCGTCCGAACTCTCCGCCCTGCTGCTGGGTGCCGCCGCCGCGAGGGTGGCCACGCTCACGCACGCGCTGGAGGACGGCGAGGAGCCGGTGCCGGCGCGCGTCGCCCGTGCGCTGCTCCGGCTCGGAACGCGCTTCGGTCAGACCATGGCAGACGGCACCGTGCGCCTCACGCTCCCCCTCACGCACGACACCCTGGCCGCCATGGTCGGCGCCGCGCGCGAGACCACCACCGCAGTCGTCTCGCAGCTACGCGAAGCGCACCTGGTAGACGGCACCCGCGGCAGCTACCGTATAAGGCCCGCCCAGCTGGCCGAGTTCGCTTTGGAAGCCGCGTTGGCGGCGGGGCGCTGA
- a CDS encoding aspartate carbamoyltransferase catalytic subunit yields MAAVAAPADQATPRPKHLLDFADWSALHIMGLLNTADVMAQVLTRTIKKVPALQGFTVATLFFEDSTRTRLSFERAARAQSADLIGFAAGGSSLKKGESLHDTLRTVDRLLVDLYVVRHPVSGVPYQLARWTDAAIVNAGDGRRAHPTQALLDAYTFRAHFGVAEGGLPFAGKRLTIVGDIDHSRVARSNIELFTKLGGEVTLCGPSTLVPNEFADLPGVRLASRLEEAVEEAHAVMALRLQQERMTAGLLPSRSEYVARYQITEKTMQHAHPDAILMHPGPIVRDLEVASDLADGPRSVIEEQVANGVPVRMAVLYSLLVGRQ; encoded by the coding sequence ATGGCGGCCGTTGCCGCCCCTGCCGACCAGGCCACCCCCCGCCCCAAGCACCTTCTCGACTTCGCCGACTGGTCGGCGCTTCACATCATGGGCCTGTTGAACACGGCGGACGTCATGGCGCAGGTCCTCACCCGCACCATCAAGAAGGTCCCGGCGCTGCAGGGCTTCACGGTCGCCACGCTCTTCTTCGAGGACAGCACCCGCACGCGCCTCAGCTTCGAGCGCGCCGCGCGGGCCCAGAGCGCCGACCTGATCGGGTTCGCGGCGGGGGGCTCGTCGCTGAAGAAGGGCGAGAGCCTGCACGACACGCTGCGCACCGTCGACCGCCTGCTCGTCGACCTCTACGTCGTCAGGCACCCGGTCAGCGGCGTGCCTTACCAACTGGCGCGCTGGACGGACGCCGCCATCGTCAACGCCGGCGACGGTCGGCGCGCCCACCCCACGCAGGCGCTGCTCGACGCGTACACGTTTCGGGCACACTTCGGTGTTGCCGAGGGCGGTCTTCCCTTCGCCGGCAAGCGCCTCACCATCGTCGGCGACATCGATCACTCGCGCGTGGCGCGCTCCAACATCGAGCTCTTCACCAAGCTCGGGGGCGAGGTCACCCTGTGCGGACCCTCCACCCTGGTCCCGAACGAGTTCGCCGACCTTCCGGGCGTTCGCCTCGCCTCGCGGCTCGAGGAGGCGGTCGAGGAGGCCCACGCCGTCATGGCGCTGCGGCTCCAGCAGGAGCGCATGACCGCTGGCCTGCTCCCGTCGCGCAGCGAGTACGTCGCCCGCTACCAGATCACGGAGAAGACGATGCAACACGCCCACCCCGACGCCATCCTCATGCACCCGGGCCCCATCGTCCGCGACCTAGAGGTCGCCAGCGACCTGGCTGACGGCCCCCGCAGCGTCATCGAGGAGCAGGTCGCCAACGGCGTGCCGGTGCGCATGGCGGTCCTCTACTCGCTGCTGGTGGGCCGCCAGTGA
- the pyrR gene encoding bifunctional pyr operon transcriptional regulator/uracil phosphoribosyltransferase PyrR: MPNEQSLPPNLSMKATLMGAADLERALKRVAHEIMERNKGAERLALVGIHTRGVPIAERLATYIEEFEGTRPPIGKLDITLYRDDLTEIALQPVVKKTEVDFDVHGMRIVLCDDVLFTGRTARAALDALVDMGRPAAIQYAVVIDRGHRELPIRADYVGKNVPTSSSEVVLVKLVEIDGKDAVELWERV, encoded by the coding sequence ATGCCCAACGAACAGTCCCTACCGCCCAACCTGAGCATGAAGGCGACCCTCATGGGGGCCGCCGATCTCGAGCGCGCTCTGAAGCGCGTGGCGCACGAGATCATGGAGCGCAACAAGGGCGCCGAGCGCCTGGCGTTGGTGGGTATTCACACGCGCGGAGTGCCCATCGCCGAGCGCTTGGCCACCTACATCGAGGAGTTCGAGGGGACCCGGCCGCCCATCGGCAAGCTCGACATCACGCTCTACCGCGACGACCTGACCGAGATCGCGCTGCAGCCGGTCGTCAAGAAGACCGAGGTCGACTTCGACGTTCACGGCATGCGCATCGTGCTGTGCGACGACGTGTTGTTCACCGGCCGCACTGCGCGCGCCGCGCTGGACGCGCTCGTCGACATGGGCCGGCCGGCCGCCATCCAGTACGCGGTGGTGATCGACCGCGGCCACCGCGAGTTGCCGATCCGCGCCGACTACGTGGGCAAGAACGTGCCCACCTCGTCCTCGGAAGTCGTGCTGGTGAAGCTGGTCGAGATCGACGGCAAAGACGCGGTCGAGCTCTGGGAGCGCGTCTGA
- a CDS encoding dihydroorotase, which yields MSAGNGPRTAIRSARLAEKGGLSAAVDIYVRGERVEGFDLGGPVDHEFDAAGQLVTPAFVDLHAHLRDPGQEVKEDLTTGLAAAAAGGFGTVVSMANTTPVVDDPGLVADLVRRSEQVGQARLRPAATISVGLRGEQLTDFAALQAAGAVMLTDDGVPLADGHLMRRACEYAAELGLVIQTHSEEPGLRNDGVMNEGHVSRALGLPGNPTSAEAIMVFRDGEIARMTGARVHIAHVSSERALRVAEWLKGSGAPITVEVTPQHLTLTDEALRGFDPLFKVAPPLRTAADVAYLRDALRRGAIDSIGTDHAPHTRAEKERDLLEAPFGIANLEVAFALLYTELVATGELPLSQLLHLLQAGPAAVMGWSAPSLAPGAAADLTVLDLESERAVRGDTFRSKAKHGPWEGRVLKGWPRMTMVRGRVCFEREP from the coding sequence GTGAGCGCCGGCAACGGCCCGCGCACGGCGATCCGCAGCGCCCGGCTGGCTGAAAAAGGCGGGCTCTCCGCGGCCGTCGACATCTACGTGCGCGGCGAGAGGGTCGAGGGCTTCGACCTTGGCGGGCCCGTGGATCACGAGTTCGATGCCGCGGGCCAGCTCGTCACCCCGGCGTTCGTCGACCTGCACGCCCACCTGCGCGACCCGGGCCAGGAAGTCAAGGAGGACCTCACGACCGGCCTGGCGGCGGCAGCGGCAGGCGGCTTCGGCACGGTCGTCAGCATGGCCAACACGACCCCCGTGGTGGACGATCCGGGGCTCGTGGCCGACCTCGTGCGCCGCTCGGAACAAGTCGGCCAGGCGCGGCTTCGCCCGGCCGCCACCATCAGCGTGGGCCTGCGCGGCGAGCAGCTCACGGACTTCGCAGCGCTGCAGGCGGCCGGCGCCGTCATGCTCACCGACGACGGCGTCCCGCTCGCCGACGGCCACCTCATGCGCCGCGCCTGCGAGTACGCCGCCGAGCTGGGCCTCGTCATCCAGACCCACTCGGAGGAGCCAGGCCTGCGCAACGACGGCGTCATGAACGAGGGCCACGTGAGCCGCGCCCTGGGCCTGCCCGGCAACCCCACCTCGGCGGAGGCCATCATGGTCTTCCGTGACGGCGAGATAGCCCGCATGACGGGGGCTCGCGTGCACATAGCCCACGTCAGCAGCGAGCGCGCGCTGCGGGTCGCCGAGTGGCTCAAGGGCAGCGGGGCGCCCATCACGGTGGAGGTCACGCCCCAGCACCTGACCCTGACGGACGAGGCGCTGCGCGGCTTCGACCCGCTGTTCAAGGTGGCCCCACCGCTGCGCACGGCCGCCGACGTGGCCTACCTCAGAGACGCGCTGAGGCGCGGCGCCATTGACAGCATCGGCACCGATCACGCCCCGCATACCAGGGCCGAGAAGGAGCGCGACCTGCTCGAGGCGCCCTTCGGGATAGCCAACCTGGAGGTCGCCTTCGCGCTGCTCTACACGGAGCTGGTCGCCACGGGCGAACTCCCCCTCTCGCAACTGCTGCACCTACTGCAGGCCGGACCGGCCGCGGTGATGGGCTGGTCCGCACCAAGCCTGGCGCCCGGCGCAGCCGCCGACCTGACCGTGCTGGACCTGGAGAGCGAACGCGCGGTGCGCGGCGACACCTTCAGGAGCAAGGCCAAGCACGGACCGTGGGAGGGCCGCGTTCTCAAGGGGTGGCCCCGCATGACGATGGTGAGGGGCCGCGTCTGCTTCGAGCGGGAGCCGTAA
- a CDS encoding PAS domain S-box protein, which produces MGRNRSSPILNEPTKLSGAGGAMGAEGRDDDQPHRELGSLLLAEVFERVKDGVIVLDASDQVVAVNEAAEVLMQVRPGALLGIPLVNLLPVSAPLLALVVAPDRLGPLELEVELVRPQGGLVPASVSAFRVDDGRTVLICRALSARPAEARLPRTERRYRAILERSPDVYFVVDSHGRIDYASPMAAALGLVAGEHRELDLWRLVHPRDRAAAQSALAPRYQAGSGPLRNVNLAVRVRMPGGWRWFELTVTDLSDDPDVRGLLVQARDATERLREARRLRASEAYYRAIFERSNEGLVLLNRRRRMVRLADRQPNRLGYAAADLLGTPLLDIVHPDDAGALSDAFDMVEARAGATEAVRLRVRDAAGEYHWIEGSVSNLLHDPHVGAYVLTYRLVGDRAPVVEKTRALNEELRRRLAHLQSLRRIDMAINNSVDVKLIFDIFMGQVMQDLDIDAVAVLLYEPQLHALRPAMGLGFSSELRARARVDLGKGAAGRAAEDQRSLYIPELRNGELWGAAIEPEQQQEYASYMAVPMVAKGQLQGVIELYSRRPMDPTEEWLEFLETYADQGAIAVENSQLVRSLERSNQELQRAYDRTIEGWANALDLKDEETAGHSKRVTDMTVRLARRLGVGSEELVHVQRGALLHDIGKMGIPDQILLKRGPLTSEEFEFMRKHPVFAYELLSPIEFLRPALDIPYCHHEKWDGTGYPRQLSGEQIPLSARIFAVVDVYDALMSDRPYRDAWPSERAEQYIREGSGSHFDPRVVEAFFEMLQHESKR; this is translated from the coding sequence GTGGGTCGTAACCGTTCTTCCCCCATCCTCAACGAACCCACCAAGCTCAGTGGCGCGGGAGGCGCCATGGGCGCGGAGGGTCGGGACGATGACCAGCCGCATAGGGAGCTAGGTTCGCTGCTTCTGGCCGAGGTGTTCGAGCGGGTGAAGGACGGCGTCATCGTCCTCGACGCCAGTGACCAGGTGGTGGCCGTCAACGAGGCCGCCGAGGTTCTCATGCAGGTGCGGCCCGGCGCGCTGCTCGGGATCCCGCTCGTCAACCTCCTTCCCGTGTCGGCGCCGCTCCTGGCGCTGGTGGTGGCGCCCGACAGGCTCGGCCCACTGGAGCTGGAGGTCGAGCTCGTGAGGCCACAGGGCGGGCTAGTACCAGCCTCCGTCAGCGCGTTCAGGGTGGACGACGGCCGCACGGTTCTCATTTGCCGCGCCCTCAGCGCACGGCCGGCCGAGGCCCGCCTGCCCCGCACGGAGCGGCGCTACCGGGCGATCCTCGAGAGGTCTCCCGACGTCTACTTCGTCGTCGATTCCCATGGCCGTATCGACTACGCGTCACCCATGGCGGCCGCGTTGGGCTTGGTGGCCGGCGAACACCGCGAACTCGACCTGTGGCGGCTCGTTCACCCGCGCGACAGGGCGGCCGCTCAGTCTGCACTCGCGCCCCGCTATCAGGCCGGTAGCGGCCCGCTGCGGAACGTGAACCTGGCCGTTCGGGTGCGCATGCCGGGCGGTTGGCGCTGGTTCGAGTTGACGGTCACAGACCTGTCCGACGACCCGGACGTCCGCGGCCTGCTCGTGCAGGCCAGGGACGCCACTGAACGCCTGCGCGAGGCTCGTCGGCTTCGTGCCAGCGAGGCTTACTACCGGGCGATCTTCGAGCGCAGCAACGAGGGGCTCGTGTTGCTGAACCGGCGCCGGCGCATGGTCCGTTTGGCGGACCGCCAACCGAACCGCCTGGGTTACGCGGCGGCCGACCTGCTCGGTACGCCTCTTCTCGACATCGTCCACCCCGACGATGCCGGCGCGCTCTCGGACGCCTTCGACATGGTGGAGGCTCGCGCCGGGGCCACCGAAGCGGTGCGACTTCGCGTGCGCGACGCCGCCGGTGAATACCACTGGATCGAGGGTTCCGTCTCCAACCTGCTCCACGACCCGCACGTGGGGGCGTACGTCCTCACTTACCGGCTGGTTGGTGACCGGGCGCCGGTGGTCGAGAAGACGCGGGCATTGAACGAGGAACTGAGAAGGCGCCTGGCGCACCTACAGTCTCTGAGGCGCATCGACATGGCCATCAACAACAGCGTGGACGTGAAGTTGATCTTCGACATCTTCATGGGTCAGGTCATGCAGGATCTGGACATAGACGCCGTGGCGGTCCTCCTGTACGAGCCGCAGCTCCACGCCCTGCGGCCGGCGATGGGCCTGGGCTTCAGCAGCGAGCTGCGCGCGAGGGCCCGCGTGGACCTCGGCAAGGGCGCGGCCGGCCGCGCTGCCGAGGACCAACGCTCCTTGTACATCCCGGAACTGCGCAACGGTGAGCTGTGGGGGGCGGCAATCGAGCCCGAGCAGCAGCAGGAGTACGCGTCGTACATGGCCGTGCCGATGGTGGCCAAGGGCCAGCTCCAGGGCGTCATCGAGCTTTACTCGAGGCGGCCGATGGACCCGACGGAGGAGTGGCTGGAGTTCTTGGAGACGTACGCCGACCAGGGCGCCATCGCGGTGGAGAACTCGCAACTCGTGCGCTCGCTTGAGCGCAGCAACCAGGAGTTGCAACGCGCTTATGACCGCACCATCGAGGGCTGGGCAAACGCGCTGGACCTCAAGGACGAGGAGACGGCGGGCCACAGCAAGCGCGTGACCGACATGACGGTGAGGCTGGCACGCCGGTTGGGGGTGGGCTCCGAAGAGTTGGTGCACGTCCAGCGCGGCGCGCTGCTCCACGACATCGGCAAGATGGGCATACCGGATCAGATCCTGCTGAAGCGCGGCCCTCTGACCTCCGAGGAGTTCGAGTTCATGCGCAAGCACCCGGTGTTCGCCTACGAGCTGCTCTCGCCCATCGAGTTCTTGCGGCCCGCGCTCGACATCCCCTACTGCCATCACGAGAAGTGGGACGGCACCGGTTACCCGCGTCAACTCAGCGGCGAGCAGATCCCGTTATCGGCGCGGATATTCGCCGTCGTGGACGTGTATGACGCGCTGATGTCGGACCGGCCGTACCGCGATGCCTGGCCGAGCGAGCGCGCGGAGCAGTACATCCGCGAGGGCAGCGGCTCGCACTTCGACCCGAGAGTGGTCGAGGCGTTCTTCGAGATGCTGCAGCACGAATCCAAGCGCTGA
- a CDS encoding SCO family protein produces MKGAVKFVWGLAALVVLGSAAFWLGARLSSRTAVAGTELKNPVKVSGYDLVDTAGRPVDLAADFRGSVTLVFFGYTRCPDVCPLTMARLARAYELAGAPPDLDVVMVTVDPGFDTPAVLAEYLGRYNPAFVGLSGSNSQVAAAARAFFVGYSGAGSSVAHTDVVAVVDRQGFLRYIYGQDAVVQLGEDLPALLRTL; encoded by the coding sequence ATGAAGGGTGCCGTGAAGTTCGTTTGGGGTTTGGCGGCCCTGGTAGTGTTGGGCTCCGCCGCTTTCTGGCTCGGAGCACGCCTGAGCTCGCGGACGGCGGTGGCGGGCACGGAACTGAAGAACCCGGTGAAGGTCTCGGGCTACGACCTGGTGGACACTGCGGGTAGGCCCGTGGATCTGGCAGCGGACTTCCGCGGCTCCGTGACGCTGGTCTTCTTCGGTTATACGCGCTGCCCCGACGTGTGCCCGTTGACGATGGCCCGCCTGGCACGGGCGTACGAGCTGGCCGGCGCACCGCCTGACCTCGACGTCGTGATGGTGACGGTCGACCCCGGTTTCGACACGCCTGCGGTGTTGGCCGAGTACCTCGGGCGTTACAACCCCGCCTTCGTCGGTCTCAGCGGCTCGAACTCGCAGGTGGCCGCGGCCGCGCGCGCTTTCTTCGTGGGCTACTCGGGTGCCGGTTCGAGCGTGGCGCACACGGACGTGGTGGCGGTGGTGGACCGCCAGGGCTTCTTGCGCTACATCTACGGTCAGGATGCGGTGGTGCAACTGGGTGAGGACCTGCCGGCCCTGTTGCGCACCTTGTGA
- a CDS encoding class I SAM-dependent methyltransferase: MTSADTDELTGGHVMANRAYWNDRAPDWVAAGERAWSAPEPYWGIWSVANSDLGLLPADMGGVRAVELGCGTGYVSGWMARLGASVTGIDISEEQLATARRLAAAHGAETEFVLGSAEATPFPDAAFDFAISEYGAAIWCDPYVWLPEAHRILKPGGLLRFLGNHPFVPAFTPLDGSALVRELQRPYFGAHCFDWSDAAQDPGGIEFNLTFEAWIELFLSTGFVVEGFKEPRPAHGVSETRFFVSGEWAASWPSEHVWFLRKEGR, translated from the coding sequence ATGACCTCTGCCGATACCGACGAACTTACCGGCGGCCACGTGATGGCGAACCGCGCCTACTGGAACGACCGGGCCCCCGACTGGGTGGCGGCGGGCGAGCGCGCCTGGAGCGCCCCCGAGCCTTACTGGGGCATCTGGTCGGTTGCCAACAGCGACCTTGGCCTGTTGCCGGCCGACATGGGTGGCGTGCGCGCCGTGGAACTAGGCTGCGGCACCGGTTACGTGTCCGGCTGGATGGCGCGCCTCGGGGCCTCCGTGACGGGCATCGACATCTCCGAGGAGCAACTCGCGACCGCCCGCAGGCTGGCGGCGGCCCACGGCGCCGAGACCGAGTTCGTGCTGGGGAGCGCCGAGGCGACGCCTTTCCCCGACGCGGCCTTCGACTTCGCGATCAGCGAGTACGGCGCCGCCATCTGGTGCGACCCGTACGTCTGGCTTCCCGAGGCGCACCGCATCCTCAAGCCCGGGGGACTGCTGCGGTTCCTCGGCAACCATCCGTTCGTGCCGGCCTTCACGCCGCTCGATGGAAGCGCACTGGTGCGCGAGCTGCAGCGGCCGTACTTCGGGGCCCACTGCTTCGACTGGTCGGACGCGGCTCAGGACCCCGGCGGGATCGAGTTCAACCTCACGTTCGAGGCCTGGATCGAGCTTTTCCTGAGCACGGGTTTCGTCGTCGAGGGCTTCAAGGAGCCGCGGCCCGCGCATGGTGTGAGCGAGACGCGGTTCTTTGTCTCGGGCGAGTGGGCCGCGTCCTGGCCCAGTGAGCACGTCTGGTTCTTGCGGAAAGAGGGCCGTTAG